In Pseudomonas flavescens, the sequence TGGCACTTTCCGCGGGGTTGATCACTTCGGCCCTGGTCCAGCCGCCGTCGGGCAGGCGCACGTCGAGCTGCGAACCCGGGGTGGCATGTTCGACGTCCTTGGGGTCCAGGTACACCCACAGTTGCGCCGGGCCGCTGCGCTCCAGGCGCATCAGCAAGGTGCCGGGACCCACGTTCTCGCCCGGTGCGGTGACCACTTCGGCAATCCGTCCCGGCTCGCTGGCGGCGACCTTCAGTTGCTGCAATTGTCCGGTCAGCCACTGGCGTTCGAGTTGTTGCTGGCGCTCATAGCGGTCGCTTTCGCTGCTGCCGCCACCACTGAGGCTTCGTTCGAAGGCCAGCAATTCGGCCTGACGGCTATCCAGCGCGTTCTGCGCCTCGACCAGCTCGCCGCGGGTGGCGGCACCTTGCTGCACCAGGCGACGGGTGTCGTTGACCCGCTGTGAGGCCCGGTTGACCAGGCTCTGCAGGACCGCACGATTGCGTGTGCCGAGATCACCGAGCGGCGCGGCGGCAGGTGCTGCACTGCCTTGCAGCAGGTTGAGGCGCAAACGCCACTCGGGGTTGTCGAGTTCCACCAGCGGCGCGCCGACGTCCACGTGATCACCTGCCTGCACGGCGATGTTCCTGACCTGGCCGGGCTGCATGGCGCGTACTTCCAGGGTCGGCAAGCGGACCAGCGCCGGCGCCTCGATGCGCACCAGCTCGAGGCCGTAGCGACCGGCCAGCCACAGGGCGGGCAACAGAATCAGGAACAGGATCAGGTACCAGCGCAGGCGAAACGCCAGGCGCTTGCCGGGGGCGTAGAGCACCTCCACGCCATTGTCCTGGGTCGGGTGTCTTTCCTTGGGGCTATTGAAACGTATCTTCATCGGCTTCTCGGGTAATCAGTCCAGGATTGCCAGTCGATTCCGCCCAATCCAGCCGGGTGCAGAACGTTCTGCCAGTTCAGTACCTGTTGTTGCAATTGCTCATGGGACGCGTCGGCCCAGCTCAGATCGGCGGGTTGATCGACCTCCACGCTCTGCGCCAGACGCAGCTTCAGCGCCGGCCATTGCCTGGCGATGGCCAGGGCGCGGTTGGCGCTGCTCTGCGGGCTGCGGGTGTAGATCATCAGGCTGATCTCGCCCACCCCGATGCGCTGCAGTTCGCAAGGCACACAGGGATTGCGCGCGGCTTCTTCGGCGAACCAGCGCGGGTGGCTGGACAGGTTGATCGGCCAGGGTGCGGCAGCCTTGGCTTCGCGCAGGGTGTCGAGCCAGTCGCGCAGGCGTTGATCCGGGACCGGCCAGCCGAGCTGCTCGACTTCCAGATCCAGGTGCAGTGCATCGAAAGGCAGGTCCCGGAGTTGCCCGATCAGGCTGATCAGCCCCTGGCGCTGGCGCGCTTTCATCCAGTCCGGATCACCGAGCAGCAGGGTGACTTGCATATTCTGTGCGTGAGCGGCCTGCAGCAGTTCGGCCAGTGCCTGGCGGGTGTTGCGCATATCGGCGACCTGCAAGCTGGTCAGCCCGACGTGCAACTGGCTGATACCGGCCTGCTGCAAGGCGCTCAACTGGCCGGGGCGCTTGTCGGGGTCGAGCAGCGCCGTGCTGTCCCAGATGTAGACGCCCTGATTCCATTGGGTTTGCGTGGCCACCTGGGCGGGCATCACGGTGTTTTCACCCTGCCAGTGCACCACACGGTTACCGAGCAGGCGTTCGAAACCGGCGCTGTCATCGCCGAACAGGCGCAGCGCCGAGTCCTGCAGCCAGGCACCGTGCCAGGCGGAGATCTGTGCGAACCCGGCGTTGTAATGATCGACCTGGGCCTGCAGCAGCCGCAGGCTGGCTTCACCCGCATCCAGGCTGCCGCGCTGGCGTCGTTCGGCGATGATCGTGTCCAGCGCCTCACGGCGCTCGCTGCGCCACTGGTATTCATTGAGTTCGCGGCGCTGCTGTTCCAGCACCTTGCCCAGCTCGCGCAGCACGTTGCCGCGCTCGCGTTCCAGCGCCTGCACGGCGGCCTGGTAGCGTGCCTCACCCTCACGGCCACGGGCAGAGCCGTAGTCGAGCAGGTCGAATGGAGCGGAGAAGGTGATACCGGCGCTCAGGCCACTGCCGTCATCGCTCGCTCCACTGCGCTGTTCCAGGGTCTGGGCGACGTTCACATAGGATTCTATGGAGCTGTACCAGGGCTGCTTGCGGCCCAGTTCGGCGTTGGCCAATTCGGCGCTGCGCCCGGCCACGCGCGGGTTGTCCTCCAGCTGCGTTTGCCAGGCCTGCAGCGGTTGCGGCTCACTAGCCAGGGCGGTTGCGACCGGTGTGTCATGGGCATCGACCTGTACGCCGAGGCTTTGCAGGCTGGCGCGGATATCTTCCAGCAGGCCATTCTGCATGGCGCAGCGGCGGCTCACTGCCGTCCATTCGCTGCGCATCAGTTGCGCGTCGGAGGGCAGAATCCAGTTGCCGCTCAGACGCGTCTGCACCTGTTGGTCGGCATCACGGGCCGCTTGCTGAACGCCTTCGCAGAGCTTCTGTTCCTCCGTCGCGCGCCACCAGTCCGCGTAGGTGCTGCGGATCGCCAGACGCTGCTGGGCACGCTGGTAGCCCTGTTCGATCTCGCCGAGACGAATGTCGCGTTCGCTGTCGCGCACCGCATCCACACGGCGGCGCAGGCTGCCGAGCAGGGGATAGCGCACGCCAACCGCGAAGCTTCGGCCGTAGTAATCATCGCGCACGTCGTCGGTCACCAGTTCGCGGTAACGGCCGACGTTGGCATTGCCGAACATCTCCCAGCCGGATTCGCTTTCGCGCTGGTCGCGAGCGGCATAGCGCGCTTGCAGTTCGGCATTGACCGCCTGGTTGCCGTCACCGGCCTGTTGCAAGGCCTGCTCCAGGGTCAGTGGTGCGGCGCTGGCCAGCAGCGGCGCGCAGCACAGCAGCGGCAGCAGACGTGAAGGTCGTGGTGCAGTCATCGAATATCAAAGCCCTAGAAGCGGTTGGCCCGTTTGAGAACCCACCAGGGCGCCATGCTCGATTCCTCGTGCCCGCGCCGCAGGGTTTCATTGAGAATGGCGACCACGCTCCAGCAGCGCAGGGCGTACATCGCCAAGGGGTAGAAAGGCAGCACCCAGATCAGCGCCAGGTCCTGACGTGGCCGCTCGCTGACCATCAGCATCAGGCCCAGGTACAGCAATGCACTCATCATCAGGTACAGCGCGTAGATCAGCAGCGAATAGAAAATCAGTGCGGTGAACGGCAGGATGATCACCGCCACGAGGCTGTAGCCAAGGATGATGAAGGGCAGCACCAGTTGGAAGAACAGCCCGCTGACCATCAGCATCAGGAAGTTCGGCCAGCCGAGCAGGCGCGGCGTGAACACATGCCGATGCTTGCGTACGTAGACGAAGAACAGGTCACCGTCCCAGCGCAGGCGCTGGTCGAGAAAGCTGCGCAGGGTCGCCGGTGCATCGGTGTGGCCGATGGCCTGGGGTTCGAACGGGATGCGCAGGCCGTAGCGGCGAAAGTACGCCTTGATGCGCAGGGTCAGGTCCAGGTCTTCGGCGGTGTGGGTGTCCCAGCCGCCGATCTGCTGGAGGAAGCTGCGGCGGAAGGCGCCGAAGGCCCCGGACACGTTGTTGACCAGATTCCACTCGGCCAGGCCGATCTTGCACATATGGATCGACAGCAGGTATTCCAGCGCCTGAATGCGTGCCACCCATGACTGCCTGGCGTTGCGTACGCGCAGGCTGCCGGCGACGGCGGGCACCTTGGGATCGCGGAAGTGGCTGACCATGCGCACCACCATGTCGTTATCGAACGAGGTGTCGCCATCGACGTTGATGAGGATCTCGCCGCTGCTGTAGGCCAGCCCGGTATTGAGTGATGACACCCGGCCGCCGCGCTGCCATTTGGCGACGGGGCGGATCACCCGATTGCGCGGCAGGCGCTGCTCGGCCTTGAAGCGGCGCACCACCTCGGTGGTCGCGCCGTTGACTGCGGCGCCATCGATGATCGGAATGATCTCGATCATGCCGGGGTAGGTTTGCTCGGCCAGACTGCGCAGGGTCAATTCGACATCGCGGCCTTCGCTGTAGCAGGTGATGATGCACGACACCCGTGGGTGCCAGGTGTTGTGCACCGGCAACGCGCTGCGTTTGCGCACGAACCAGCGCAGGGTACCGAGCAACACCATCAGGTTGAGCGGCACCTCCAGCAGCAGGAAGTATGGGAACACCATGAGAAACAGCCGCCAGTGGCCGTTGGCGCCGTAGATCTCGCCCAGCCAGGCGTGCAGGTGCTCGACCAGCGCGTTCATCACAGTTCTCCGGCGAGGCGCGCCATCAGCAGCTCGGCGTCTTCCTTGTCGATCAGGCCTGCGGGAGCGACGCAGCCACTGGTGGTCAGGCGGATGTCCTGCAGATCCTCGCCAACGAACAGCTCGCTGATTTCATTGATGCGCTCGGTCACCCGGCGCAGGCCTGCGGAGTCGGTGTACATCAGCAGCAGCCAGAGTTGTTCCTCGCTGGTCCGCGTGCAGCGGTCGGTGTCGCGAATGGCCACCTGAATGCGTTCGATCAGCGTGTCGAGCAAGGCGTGGCCACGCTGCGGGCCGAGACGTTCGAGTACCCGGCCGAGGTTGCGAAAACGCATGCCGAGCAGCGCGAAGGTCGGTGCCTTGTGTCGCTCGATCAATTCCAGCTGCCAGTCCAGCAAGGTCTTGAAGGTATTGGCACCGACCACCGACAGGCCATTGAAGTAGTTGTCGGTGTTACGCTCCAGGCCCTGGCGGGCGGTGAGCAGGCCACCTTCGGAAAGCTGGTAGTCGCGGATCTCGCGGACCTGCAGCTCGTCCGGTGCGTGGTGTTCGCCGCAATCCAGGCAGCGGGCCTGCACGTCGGCGTCGACGAAGAAGGCATCGCAGCTGTTGCAGTTGTAGTTTTCCAGCGGCCGGTCGTAGTCGGTACCGATATGGCGCAGGCGGGTCAGGCAGTTGGGGCAGACCAGCGCGCCATCCTTGAGGTATTCGGTCTGGGCGCCGATGTGCCCGCAGGTGAAGCAATGCAGCGACGGCTGCCGGACGATATCCAGGGAATTGCATTCCACGCACACGTCGACGTAGTTCAGGTGGCCACTGCCACAACTGCGGCACAGGCGAATGCGGTCGACCAGCGCGCTGCTGTCGAGCAGGTTGCGTTGTGCCAGATTCTGCACCAGCGCCAGGCCGTTGACCTGGTCGTCGCCCATGGCCTCGGCCAGCGGGTAGACGTAATGGCGGGCCGACTGCGGCGCGCGCACGGCGTTGAGCGTACCGGGGGCGCGTAACCACAGGTAGGCGAGCAACTGTGCTTCCAGGCCTTCGGGAGCGCGACCGTTATTGAAGACGTTGAGGCGTTCGAGCCATTGTTGCCAGGCCTGCTGGATCACGCTGGTCTGCAGTGGCGGTGGCCCATCGCTCAACGCTTTGGCCAGTGGCCCTTGGCTGGTGCAGTAGATCAGTGTCAGCCGATAGGCAGGTTGCCGACGCAGCGCCTGCAGCATGGTCAGGTTCTCGGCATCGGTGGCGCTCAGCACGACGACGTCGAAAGCCGTGGCTTGCAGCAGGGAGGGCAGATCGCTGAAACGAGTGGCGACAGAAAGGCGCGCATCGTGGCCTGGGGCAACTTCAGCGATGCGAATGGTCAATTCGGTCATCGGCTATTCCAGTCAGGGGGCAGAGGTCCGACTGGGCCTTACTTCGAAAAGTTCTACATAAACGATTTGATGTACAAGTATCGATGCAGGATATTTGCGCCAGCGCACAATCCTGAAAATCGGCGTACAAACTTCAGTATCGCCGACGATCGCTACAACTGCAGGCCACCGCTGGCCTTGTGCAGCTTGCGCAGGTGCTCGCCCAGCAGCTTCAGGTTGGCCTCGTTGGCTTCCAGCTCGGCCAGGCGCTGAGGTTCCAGCAGGCGGCGCAC encodes:
- a CDS encoding HlyD family secretion protein, with amino-acid sequence MKIRFNSPKERHPTQDNGVEVLYAPGKRLAFRLRWYLILFLILLPALWLAGRYGLELVRIEAPALVRLPTLEVRAMQPGQVRNIAVQAGDHVDVGAPLVELDNPEWRLRLNLLQGSAAPAAAPLGDLGTRNRAVLQSLVNRASQRVNDTRRLVQQGAATRGELVEAQNALDSRQAELLAFERSLSGGGSSESDRYERQQQLERQWLTGQLQQLKVAASEPGRIAEVVTAPGENVGPGTLLMRLERSGPAQLWVYLDPKDVEHATPGSQLDVRLPDGGWTRAEVINPAESANPLPSDLRQPFRSPTRGLMVPARFTEPLANEWRVDSLPVRVRFPNERFTLFGMRF
- a CDS encoding glycosyltransferase family 2 protein; protein product: MNALVEHLHAWLGEIYGANGHWRLFLMVFPYFLLLEVPLNLMVLLGTLRWFVRKRSALPVHNTWHPRVSCIITCYSEGRDVELTLRSLAEQTYPGMIEIIPIIDGAAVNGATTEVVRRFKAEQRLPRNRVIRPVAKWQRGGRVSSLNTGLAYSSGEILINVDGDTSFDNDMVVRMVSHFRDPKVPAVAGSLRVRNARQSWVARIQALEYLLSIHMCKIGLAEWNLVNNVSGAFGAFRRSFLQQIGGWDTHTAEDLDLTLRIKAYFRRYGLRIPFEPQAIGHTDAPATLRSFLDQRLRWDGDLFFVYVRKHRHVFTPRLLGWPNFLMLMVSGLFFQLVLPFIILGYSLVAVIILPFTALIFYSLLIYALYLMMSALLYLGLMLMVSERPRQDLALIWVLPFYPLAMYALRCWSVVAILNETLRRGHEESSMAPWWVLKRANRF
- a CDS encoding TackOD1 domain-containing metal-binding protein, whose product is MTELTIRIAEVAPGHDARLSVATRFSDLPSLLQATAFDVVVLSATDAENLTMLQALRRQPAYRLTLIYCTSQGPLAKALSDGPPPLQTSVIQQAWQQWLERLNVFNNGRAPEGLEAQLLAYLWLRAPGTLNAVRAPQSARHYVYPLAEAMGDDQVNGLALVQNLAQRNLLDSSALVDRIRLCRSCGSGHLNYVDVCVECNSLDIVRQPSLHCFTCGHIGAQTEYLKDGALVCPNCLTRLRHIGTDYDRPLENYNCNSCDAFFVDADVQARCLDCGEHHAPDELQVREIRDYQLSEGGLLTARQGLERNTDNYFNGLSVVGANTFKTLLDWQLELIERHKAPTFALLGMRFRNLGRVLERLGPQRGHALLDTLIERIQVAIRDTDRCTRTSEEQLWLLLMYTDSAGLRRVTERINEISELFVGEDLQDIRLTTSGCVAPAGLIDKEDAELLMARLAGEL